The Citrifermentans bemidjiense Bem genome window below encodes:
- a CDS encoding penicillin-binding protein 1A — METYKAQPRQQNRRLKQRTGGKVLLAAFATVSTILFLAFIGYFFYLLGALPKVDRLADYRPPILSQVYGADGALVGEFYLERRTVVPVDKMPKRLIQAFVSAEDSNFYQHKGIDYVGIARAAFKNLISMRKKEGASTITQQVAKSMLLTPEKKFSRKLKEAILAKRMEERLSKDEILYIYLNQIYLGAGAYGVQLAAETYFGKEVENLNLAEMAMLAGLPKAPNSYSPIKHLDRAKERQAYVLERMVKEGYITQAEAQYAKATPIVIQPLKKVNAEQSAYFLEQVRQQLVQKYGEERLYKDGLKIYTTMNGEMQKAAYTSVVNGLKAVDKRQGFRGAAKYLQEAEVEPFCKKVEDEIDDLSLKEGNVYQGVVTGVDPAKRELTVQVGERTGTVPRKNMEWAGKLELIPRFGKPEAKRAIGLGAVLELQVKVPDQNRTGAVFALDQAPEAQAALIALDPLTGGVRAMVGGYDFKKSQFNRAMQAKRNPGSAFKPVIYAAALDNGMTTASVIDDSQVEYESGAEKAWKPKNYDNVYRGPVTMREALTESINVVSVKILEQIGVGTAIEYAKKIGITSPLASNLTLALGSSSVTPIELTSAYAVFASGGYRTTPYFVTKVLDRDGNVLEETAEPKIPVFSRMSSAGEGDENTAPGENGEGAAPKPAEAGLNSAAGGAFPVIPPETAFIMTNLMQSVVTSGTGGRARAVGRPVAGKTGTTNDMKDAWFVGYVPQLVAGVWVGYDQERSLGAGGSGGQAAAPIWTDFMQRALAGLPVKSFPTPGNVTFALIDPRTGHLAREGTPGAVQECFIAGTEPTSYGAEPQADAGGAP; from the coding sequence ATGGAAACCTATAAGGCGCAGCCCCGGCAGCAAAACCGCAGACTGAAGCAGCGGACGGGAGGCAAAGTCCTCCTCGCCGCCTTCGCGACCGTTTCAACCATCCTGTTTCTCGCCTTCATCGGCTATTTCTTCTACCTTCTGGGAGCACTCCCAAAGGTGGACCGCCTGGCGGACTACCGCCCGCCCATCCTTTCCCAGGTCTACGGCGCCGACGGCGCCCTGGTGGGGGAATTCTACCTGGAGCGGCGCACGGTGGTCCCGGTAGACAAGATGCCCAAACGGCTGATCCAGGCCTTCGTCTCCGCCGAGGACTCGAACTTCTACCAGCACAAGGGTATCGACTACGTCGGCATCGCCAGGGCCGCTTTCAAGAACCTGATATCCATGCGCAAGAAGGAGGGGGCCTCCACCATCACGCAGCAGGTCGCCAAGTCGATGCTGCTCACCCCGGAAAAGAAGTTCTCCCGCAAGCTCAAGGAGGCGATCCTCGCTAAAAGGATGGAGGAGCGGCTCTCCAAGGACGAGATCCTCTACATCTACCTGAACCAGATCTACCTCGGGGCGGGGGCCTACGGCGTGCAGCTTGCGGCCGAGACCTACTTCGGCAAGGAAGTCGAGAACCTGAACCTCGCGGAGATGGCGATGCTGGCCGGGCTCCCCAAGGCCCCCAACAGCTACTCCCCCATCAAGCACCTGGACCGGGCCAAGGAGCGCCAGGCGTACGTGCTGGAGCGGATGGTGAAGGAGGGGTACATCACTCAGGCCGAGGCGCAGTACGCCAAGGCGACCCCTATCGTGATCCAGCCGCTCAAGAAGGTGAACGCGGAGCAGTCGGCCTACTTCCTTGAGCAGGTGCGGCAGCAGCTGGTGCAAAAGTACGGCGAGGAGCGGCTCTACAAGGACGGCCTCAAGATCTACACCACCATGAACGGAGAGATGCAGAAGGCGGCCTACACCTCGGTCGTGAACGGCCTGAAGGCGGTGGACAAGCGCCAGGGGTTCCGGGGGGCCGCGAAGTACCTCCAGGAAGCAGAGGTGGAGCCTTTCTGCAAGAAGGTCGAGGACGAGATCGACGACCTCTCCCTGAAGGAGGGGAACGTCTATCAGGGGGTGGTGACCGGCGTCGACCCGGCGAAACGCGAGCTCACCGTGCAGGTGGGGGAGCGTACCGGGACCGTCCCCAGGAAGAACATGGAATGGGCCGGGAAGCTGGAGCTGATCCCCAGGTTCGGAAAACCTGAGGCGAAGCGCGCCATCGGGCTTGGCGCCGTTTTGGAGCTGCAGGTGAAGGTGCCGGATCAGAACAGGACCGGGGCGGTGTTCGCGCTGGACCAGGCCCCTGAGGCACAGGCGGCGCTGATAGCCCTTGACCCGTTGACCGGGGGGGTGCGCGCCATGGTCGGGGGGTACGACTTCAAAAAGAGCCAGTTCAACCGCGCCATGCAGGCCAAGCGGAATCCGGGCTCCGCGTTCAAGCCAGTCATCTACGCCGCCGCTTTGGACAACGGCATGACAACCGCAAGCGTCATCGACGACTCCCAGGTTGAATACGAAAGCGGTGCGGAGAAGGCCTGGAAACCCAAGAACTACGACAACGTCTACCGCGGACCGGTCACCATGCGCGAGGCGCTTACCGAGTCGATCAACGTGGTGAGCGTGAAGATCCTGGAACAGATCGGGGTGGGAACCGCCATCGAGTACGCCAAGAAGATCGGGATCACCTCCCCCTTGGCCAGCAACCTGACCCTCGCCCTCGGTTCCTCTTCGGTGACCCCTATCGAGCTCACCAGCGCCTATGCCGTGTTCGCTTCCGGCGGTTACCGGACCACCCCCTACTTCGTCACCAAGGTGCTCGACCGCGATGGGAACGTGCTCGAGGAGACGGCGGAGCCGAAGATCCCCGTTTTCAGCCGCATGTCGTCTGCCGGCGAAGGGGACGAGAACACGGCGCCAGGCGAGAATGGGGAAGGAGCGGCACCGAAGCCGGCCGAAGCCGGCTTGAACTCGGCCGCAGGGGGGGCCTTCCCGGTGATCCCGCCTGAGACCGCCTTCATCATGACCAACCTGATGCAGAGCGTCGTCACCAGCGGCACCGGCGGCAGGGCACGCGCCGTGGGGAGGCCGGTCGCCGGCAAGACCGGGACCACCAACGACATGAAGGATGCCTGGTTCGTGGGATACGTGCCGCAACTGGTGGCCGGGGTGTGGGTAGGATACGACCAGGAGCGGAGTCTGGGAGCCGGAGGATCTGGGGGCCAGGCGGCAGCGCCGATCTGGACCGACTTCATGCAACGCGCCCTCGCCGGCCTTCCGGTGAAGTCGTTCCCCACCCCGGGGAACGTCACCTTCGCCCTCATCGACCCCCGCACGGGGCACCTGGCGCGCGAAGGGACCCCCGGCGCGGTGCAGGAATGTTTCATCGCCGGGACGGAACCGACCAGCTACGGCGCCGAGCCGCAGGCGGATGCAGGTGGCGCGCCGTAA
- a CDS encoding triphosphoribosyl-dephospho-CoA synthase — protein sequence MRNYLEKLAHNLVRGAFMELYLTPKPGLVDLADSGPLPGLDIAIMEESLKVVALYLLDLSQAVAGGADLAEQVRLGAAAERAVQRAIGSSCHKGYIFLGGLLICASACAPSRDETALRASIAALAARFFEHGEPGSSTRVRNRFQGGGIREEALAGLPSLFEQALPVFRREVASGNRGSAVFAMLGRLMQTVEDSTTLKSGGRSGLRTVREDGRYLERMVAQRDDFLAFLAERNSHYTSARLTMGGVAGVLALALAWLSHTGELEAA from the coding sequence ATGCGTAACTATCTGGAAAAGCTGGCCCATAACCTGGTGCGCGGAGCGTTCATGGAGCTCTACCTGACCCCGAAGCCGGGGCTCGTCGATCTTGCCGACAGCGGTCCGCTCCCCGGTCTCGACATCGCGATAATGGAGGAGTCCCTCAAGGTAGTGGCCCTGTACTTGCTCGACCTGAGCCAGGCTGTAGCCGGCGGTGCGGACCTGGCCGAGCAGGTGCGCCTTGGCGCCGCAGCCGAGCGGGCGGTGCAGCGGGCCATCGGCAGCAGCTGCCACAAGGGGTACATCTTTCTCGGCGGGCTTCTCATCTGCGCCAGCGCCTGCGCCCCCAGCCGGGACGAAACCGCCTTGCGCGCGTCGATCGCAGCCCTTGCGGCGCGCTTCTTCGAGCACGGCGAGCCCGGCTCCTCCACCCGCGTGCGCAACCGCTTCCAGGGCGGGGGGATCAGGGAGGAGGCCTTGGCCGGCCTCCCCTCCCTTTTCGAGCAGGCGCTCCCGGTGTTCAGGCGCGAGGTCGCCAGCGGCAACCGCGGCAGCGCCGTCTTCGCCATGCTGGGGCGCCTTATGCAGACGGTGGAAGACAGCACCACCTTGAAAAGCGGCGGCAGAAGCGGACTGAGGACGGTCCGGGAGGACGGCAGGTACTTGGAGCGGATGGTGGCGCAGCGGGACGACTTCCTCGCCTTCCTTGCCGAGCGGAACTCACACTACACCAGCGCCAGGCTCACCATGGGAGGCGTAGCCGGTGTGCTCGCCCTGGCGCTCGCCTGGCTGAGCCATACCGGCGAACTCGAGGCTGCCTAA
- a CDS encoding DUF4388 domain-containing protein, whose protein sequence is MSFDGDLEHLPIVDVIQLLHATGKSGTLTLKSAKGESQLAFVDGFVVSANHVNNSVRIGQIMLDMGLITKENLDLALKEQRSAGSQRKPIIQTLIEGGVVKTSDAYKGLEALIEMTIVEVLTWTRGTFSLDVNESVVSDDYRYFPEQVKQEIHLNTQNLLMDALRIYDERKRDGTLTPEAMFGTAEPPMPEAPAGAAEISAVDLGLEELDELERRIPQHFAPLAEELPDTPSNRLRDELTGIPVEEQQLLFRYLEQLPQPQEGAFAGTGVVLYTTDKVLRECVAAVCGASFLCATDDPSHIDAVLDQALSRQRLPLLLVDAGEPGDGAALLAFAQQRRERHPDLPIVLLASPGDYALFARAFDVGASAFLPRATRKERAGSFIADAIESCRALAGYLEKRSEEPGLALLPRFRSSFLALSEQRDPPEVTFALLQAACGFFKRGVTLVVVRSELIAERAIGASDTGAVTSVKLRIPTGEPDLYQKALEGEIYYGDADRAVRETMFSAIGAPASSRILLLPVRSFGRVIAVIYADFGSSAGGDPQLQLLEILSQHAGLIIDNVLYRKRCAQK, encoded by the coding sequence ATGTCATTTGACGGTGATTTAGAGCACCTGCCCATAGTCGACGTGATCCAGTTGCTGCACGCGACCGGCAAGTCCGGCACCTTGACCTTGAAAAGCGCCAAGGGTGAGAGCCAGCTGGCCTTTGTGGACGGGTTCGTGGTCAGCGCGAATCACGTGAACAACAGCGTCAGGATCGGCCAGATCATGCTCGACATGGGGCTGATCACCAAAGAGAACCTCGATCTGGCGCTTAAGGAGCAGAGATCCGCCGGCTCGCAGCGCAAGCCGATCATCCAGACCCTGATCGAGGGGGGGGTGGTCAAGACTTCGGATGCCTACAAGGGACTCGAAGCGCTGATCGAAATGACCATCGTCGAGGTCCTCACCTGGACCAGGGGGACCTTCTCCCTCGACGTCAACGAGTCCGTCGTTTCCGACGACTACCGCTACTTCCCCGAACAGGTCAAGCAGGAGATCCACCTCAACACGCAGAACCTGTTGATGGACGCCCTGCGCATCTACGATGAGCGTAAGCGCGACGGCACCCTCACCCCCGAGGCCATGTTCGGTACCGCAGAGCCACCGATGCCGGAAGCGCCTGCCGGCGCCGCTGAGATATCCGCCGTCGACCTGGGGCTGGAGGAACTGGACGAGCTGGAAAGGCGCATCCCCCAGCACTTCGCCCCCCTGGCTGAGGAGCTCCCCGACACCCCGTCCAACAGGCTCCGGGACGAGCTGACGGGAATCCCCGTGGAGGAACAGCAGCTGCTTTTCCGCTACCTGGAGCAGCTGCCGCAGCCTCAGGAGGGGGCCTTCGCCGGAACCGGGGTGGTGCTCTACACCACCGACAAGGTGCTGCGCGAATGCGTGGCCGCCGTCTGCGGCGCAAGCTTTCTCTGCGCGACCGACGATCCTTCCCATATCGATGCGGTCCTCGACCAGGCCCTCTCCAGGCAGCGCCTTCCCTTGCTGTTGGTGGATGCCGGCGAGCCGGGTGACGGAGCTGCTCTGCTCGCGTTTGCGCAGCAAAGACGGGAACGTCATCCCGATCTCCCCATCGTCCTTCTCGCCTCCCCCGGCGACTACGCGCTCTTCGCACGCGCATTCGACGTCGGAGCCAGCGCGTTTTTGCCCCGCGCCACCAGAAAGGAGCGTGCCGGGAGCTTCATCGCCGATGCTATAGAGAGCTGTCGAGCCCTGGCCGGCTACCTGGAAAAGCGCAGCGAGGAGCCCGGGCTCGCGCTGTTGCCCAGGTTCAGAAGCAGCTTTCTGGCCCTTTCCGAGCAGCGCGACCCGCCGGAGGTCACCTTTGCGCTGCTGCAGGCGGCCTGCGGCTTTTTCAAGCGCGGGGTCACCCTGGTGGTGGTGCGCTCCGAGCTGATCGCCGAACGCGCCATCGGAGCGAGCGACACGGGCGCCGTCACCTCGGTGAAGCTGCGCATCCCGACCGGCGAGCCTGACCTGTATCAAAAGGCGCTGGAAGGAGAGATCTACTACGGCGACGCCGACCGCGCCGTGCGCGAGACCATGTTCTCCGCCATCGGGGCTCCCGCCAGCAGCAGGATCCTCCTGCTTCCGGTCAGGAGTTTCGGCAGGGTCATCGCCGTCATCTACGCCGATTTCGGCTCCAGCGCCGGGGGCGATCCTCAACTGCAGCTGCTCGAGATCCTCTCCCAGCATGCGGGGCTCATCATAGACAACGTGCTCTACCGCAAAAGGTGCGCGCAAAAATAA
- a CDS encoding type IV pilus twitching motility protein PilT translates to MDSKIFVQILEIAFSKKVSDVHFEVDNPPFFRGKGQIIRSKLPSLTSEDTEFIASQIMAHNNRRWEADQKEYDTSFSLPSGARFRVSIFKQRGHFGIIMRVIPANIGTFEELRLPAVLGEVAKAPNGLILVTGPTGNGKSTTLASILRYINENLAYNCITIEDPIEFLFKSEKSCIIQREVGIDTDSFSSAVKAALRMDPDLIMVGEMRDTATIESCLMAAETGHLVLSTLHTQGAVSTINRIVGHFPPDAQEIVRQRLADILVATVSIRLVMNKTGEAILPVLEIMRATTTIQSCIREGRLDEIEAHMENGRSQYQMQTFDQHLIQLHEQEQITMEDAKRLSHSMDLERKLMFTN, encoded by the coding sequence ATGGATTCCAAGATCTTCGTCCAAATACTTGAAATAGCCTTCAGCAAAAAGGTTTCCGACGTGCATTTCGAGGTGGACAATCCCCCGTTTTTCCGCGGCAAGGGACAGATCATCCGCTCCAAGCTCCCCAGCCTCACCTCCGAGGATACGGAATTCATCGCGTCGCAGATCATGGCACACAACAACCGCCGCTGGGAGGCCGACCAGAAGGAATACGACACCTCCTTCTCCCTGCCGAGCGGCGCGCGCTTCCGCGTCAGTATCTTCAAGCAGCGCGGGCACTTCGGCATCATCATGAGGGTCATTCCCGCCAACATCGGCACCTTTGAAGAACTCCGCCTGCCGGCTGTGCTTGGGGAGGTTGCCAAGGCACCCAACGGACTCATCCTGGTGACCGGCCCGACCGGCAACGGCAAATCGACCACCCTCGCCTCGATACTGCGCTACATCAACGAAAACCTCGCCTACAACTGCATCACCATCGAGGACCCGATCGAATTCCTGTTCAAGTCCGAGAAGAGCTGCATCATCCAGCGCGAGGTGGGGATCGACACCGACAGCTTCAGTTCTGCGGTAAAAGCCGCTTTGCGCATGGACCCGGATCTGATCATGGTCGGCGAGATGCGCGACACCGCCACCATCGAATCCTGCCTGATGGCGGCCGAGACCGGCCACCTGGTTCTCTCCACCCTGCACACCCAGGGTGCGGTATCGACCATCAACAGGATCGTCGGGCACTTCCCTCCCGACGCCCAGGAGATCGTGCGCCAAAGGCTTGCGGACATCCTGGTCGCCACCGTCTCGATACGCCTGGTGATGAACAAGACCGGAGAGGCGATCCTTCCGGTCCTCGAGATCATGCGCGCCACCACCACCATCCAAAGCTGCATCAGGGAGGGGAGGCTGGACGAGATCGAGGCGCACATGGAGAACGGCCGCAGCCAATACCAGATGCAGACCTTCGACCAGCACCTGATCCAGTTGCACGAGCAGGAGCAGATCACCATGGAGGACGCCAAGCGGCTTTCCCACTCCATGGACCTGGAACGGAAACTGATGTTCACCAACTAG
- the gdhA gene encoding NADP-specific glutamate dehydrogenase — translation MSPQIDEKVEPIFQEVLKRNPGEVEFHQAVREVLESLGPVLVKHPEFAERKIIERICEPERQIIFRVPWQDDGGNVHINRGFRVEFNSSLGPFKGGLRFHPSVYLGIIKFLGFEQIFKNSLTGLPIGGGKGGSDFDPKGKSDNEIMRFCQSFMTELYRHLGEHTDVPAGDIGVGGREIGYMFGQYKRITNRYEPGVLTGKGLDWGGSLVRTEATGYGATFFVDAMLKVRKESFDGKVCTVSGSGNVAIYTIEKIHQLGGKCISCSDSNGVIYHEKGLDLNLIKQLKEVERRRIEDYAKYHKDAKYIPNGKIWDIPCQVAMPSATQNEINGKDAATLVKNGCIAVGEGANMPTTPEGVKVFLEANIAYGPGKAANAGGVATSALEMQQNACRDAWTFEYTEQRLAQIMKNIHDTCYQTAEEYGTPGNYVNGANIAGFIKVAQAMVAHGLI, via the coding sequence ATGTCGCCACAGATTGACGAGAAAGTAGAGCCGATTTTTCAGGAAGTACTCAAGCGCAACCCCGGTGAGGTAGAGTTCCACCAGGCGGTACGTGAGGTCCTCGAGTCCCTCGGACCGGTGCTGGTGAAGCACCCGGAATTCGCCGAGCGCAAGATCATCGAGAGGATCTGCGAGCCGGAGCGCCAGATCATCTTCAGAGTGCCCTGGCAGGACGACGGTGGGAACGTGCACATCAACCGCGGCTTCCGCGTTGAATTCAACAGCTCCCTTGGCCCCTTCAAGGGCGGCCTGCGTTTCCATCCCTCGGTCTACCTCGGGATCATCAAGTTCCTGGGCTTCGAGCAGATCTTCAAGAACTCCTTGACCGGGCTTCCGATCGGCGGCGGCAAAGGCGGTTCCGACTTTGATCCCAAAGGGAAGTCCGACAACGAAATCATGCGTTTCTGCCAGAGCTTCATGACCGAACTCTACCGTCACCTGGGCGAGCACACAGACGTTCCGGCGGGCGACATCGGGGTGGGCGGGCGCGAGATCGGCTACATGTTCGGCCAGTACAAGCGCATCACCAACCGCTACGAGCCCGGCGTCCTCACCGGCAAAGGCCTCGACTGGGGCGGCTCGCTGGTGCGCACTGAGGCGACCGGTTACGGCGCCACCTTCTTCGTAGATGCCATGCTTAAGGTGCGCAAGGAATCCTTCGATGGCAAGGTCTGTACCGTTTCCGGCTCCGGCAACGTGGCCATCTACACCATTGAGAAGATCCACCAGCTGGGCGGCAAGTGCATCAGCTGCTCCGACTCCAACGGCGTGATCTACCACGAAAAAGGGCTCGACCTCAACCTGATCAAGCAGCTCAAGGAAGTGGAGCGCCGCCGCATCGAGGACTACGCCAAGTACCACAAGGACGCAAAATACATCCCCAACGGCAAGATCTGGGATATCCCCTGCCAGGTGGCGATGCCTTCCGCGACCCAGAACGAGATCAATGGCAAGGATGCAGCGACCCTGGTCAAAAATGGCTGCATCGCGGTCGGCGAAGGCGCCAACATGCCGACTACTCCGGAAGGGGTCAAGGTGTTCCTCGAGGCGAATATCGCCTACGGCCCCGGTAAGGCAGCCAACGCAGGCGGCGTGGCTACCTCCGCTCTGGAGATGCAGCAGAACGCCTGCCGCGACGCATGGACCTTCGAATACACCGAGCAGCGTCTGGCGCAGATCATGAAGAATATCCACGACACCTGCTATCAGACCGCCGAAGAGTACGGCACCCCGGGCAACTACGTGAACGGCGCCAACATTGCCGGCTTCATCAAGGTCGCCCAGGCAATGGTCGCACACGGCCTGATCTAG
- a CDS encoding YceH family protein — MRMNLSELEIRILGCLMEKELATPEIYPLTLNALASACNQKSNRDPVMSVTEADLLRGLEALGARGLARLTTTGGRVAKYCHSATDNLRLAAAERAVLAELMLRGAQTAAELRSRGERMTEMGDIESVEETLRKLQQHGPPLVVRLPRQPGRKEQRYLQVFAGLPEFPDELDISEEMEPAAGPRAAAGRPAVGNERLERLEEGIGSLRQEIAALRREVQEMMDAFA, encoded by the coding sequence ATGAGAATGAACCTGAGCGAGCTGGAAATAAGGATCCTGGGGTGCCTCATGGAGAAGGAGCTGGCCACTCCCGAGATCTATCCCCTGACCCTCAACGCCTTGGCCAGCGCGTGCAACCAGAAATCAAACCGCGATCCCGTGATGTCCGTAACCGAAGCCGACCTGCTGCGCGGGTTGGAAGCGCTAGGCGCACGAGGCCTCGCGCGGCTCACCACGACCGGAGGACGGGTCGCAAAGTACTGCCATTCGGCAACCGACAACCTGCGGCTTGCCGCCGCCGAGCGTGCGGTGCTGGCGGAACTGATGCTGCGGGGGGCCCAGACTGCGGCCGAGTTGCGCAGCCGCGGCGAGCGCATGACCGAAATGGGAGACATCGAATCGGTGGAGGAGACCCTGCGGAAGCTGCAGCAACACGGCCCCCCCCTGGTGGTGAGGCTGCCGCGCCAACCCGGGCGCAAGGAGCAGCGTTACCTCCAGGTCTTTGCGGGGTTGCCTGAGTTCCCCGACGAGCTGGACATATCGGAGGAGATGGAGCCGGCGGCAGGCCCAAGAGCGGCTGCCGGGCGTCCCGCAGTAGGAAACGAGCGGCTGGAGCGGCTGGAGGAAGGAATAGGCTCGCTGCGGCAGGAGATCGCCGCACTGCGCCGGGAGGTGCAGGAGATGATGGACGCCTTCGCCTAA
- a CDS encoding lytic transglycosylase domain-containing protein, translating to MTGKAKLLLAVAALNLALANDASAFCFEEAGQQYGINPQILRAIAKVESNFNPAAVNYNTNGSYDFGLMQINSIWAPTIGKERWNSLGDPCNSVKTGAWILSMCMEKYGYTWKAIGCYNSQTPEKRDKYSKKVFDQLQRVKPLKQEAAYTPLNRRIEDLVRDKVEGWVDEAAQGKGEEFTVKVKGSIPSPKEVLKEETPSLADSSLQSALPGSIQQNSLAPSAGDSGMEQGGTAASPIP from the coding sequence ATGACAGGTAAAGCCAAACTGCTTCTTGCGGTTGCCGCCTTGAACCTGGCGCTGGCAAACGATGCTTCCGCCTTCTGTTTTGAAGAGGCGGGCCAGCAATACGGCATCAATCCGCAGATCCTACGCGCCATAGCCAAGGTCGAATCCAATTTCAACCCCGCCGCCGTCAACTACAACACCAACGGTTCCTACGATTTCGGGCTGATGCAGATCAACTCCATCTGGGCTCCCACCATCGGCAAGGAGCGCTGGAACTCGCTCGGCGACCCGTGCAACAGCGTGAAGACCGGCGCTTGGATACTTTCCATGTGCATGGAGAAGTACGGCTACACCTGGAAGGCCATCGGCTGCTACAACAGTCAGACCCCCGAAAAGCGCGATAAATATTCCAAGAAGGTGTTCGACCAGTTGCAGCGCGTGAAGCCGTTGAAGCAGGAAGCGGCCTATACGCCGCTCAACAGGAGGATCGAGGACCTGGTACGGGACAAGGTTGAGGGCTGGGTCGACGAGGCAGCCCAGGGAAAAGGGGAAGAATTCACCGTGAAGGTGAAAGGGTCGATTCCGTCCCCCAAAGAGGTGCTGAAGGAGGAAACCCCTTCCTTGGCAGACTCGTCTCTGCAGAGCGCGCTCCCCGGCAGCATCCAGCAGAACTCGCTGGCCCCCAGTGCCGGTGACTCCGGCATGGAACAGGGGGGCACCGCAGCATCCCCCATTCCGTAA
- a CDS encoding LysM peptidoglycan-binding domain-containing protein — MTNPTKAKGMLLLALLSLPCQLHAAPPQYEIDLKELDRQKPAPAPKPAKKEAPAQKHAPTKREAPGETPRPAKGAAPSSASGEYVRYTVKPGDHIFKILMVNFGMSNEAAERLIPEIVRINNISNIKALTVGRTLLIPAQGKQTTSGHHPRKEKHKEKPRAAAPEAKTSHEKAPAAPSAPAPQAPEAAPRAPEPAPRAPEPVPAPAPRPAEPAPAAPAAKPAPALVPVPAPAPAVKAPAPAPAVKAPAPAPAPVPAPAAPAAVPAPLAVPQAATWVCPAAKKNTAAIVDSLLNALSASWSKSKIIHSGSGAPTTFSIRVDRYFEYKGARYVISLGESDPYNYTLIRLLEAAGYRVLMLSGGEDFKTTSEKLFKLVGIEPAFGNYPLSGGNQAAGYLLQQEDAGGRRVLLTEGAPPPGHKWVLPLGCGPK; from the coding sequence ATGACCAATCCGACCAAGGCCAAGGGAATGCTCCTCTTGGCGCTCCTTTCGCTGCCGTGCCAGTTGCACGCAGCGCCCCCCCAGTATGAAATCGACCTGAAGGAGTTGGACCGGCAAAAGCCGGCCCCAGCCCCGAAACCGGCAAAGAAAGAGGCTCCGGCCCAAAAGCACGCCCCGACAAAAAGGGAAGCACCCGGGGAGACTCCTCGTCCCGCCAAGGGAGCAGCACCTTCCAGCGCTTCCGGGGAGTACGTCCGCTATACGGTGAAGCCGGGGGACCACATCTTCAAGATCCTCATGGTGAACTTCGGGATGTCCAACGAGGCCGCGGAACGGCTGATCCCTGAGATCGTGCGGATCAACAACATCAGCAACATCAAAGCGCTGACAGTGGGACGCACCTTGCTGATACCCGCACAGGGAAAGCAGACAACAAGCGGACACCATCCCCGGAAAGAGAAACACAAGGAAAAGCCGCGGGCAGCCGCCCCCGAGGCTAAGACATCCCACGAGAAAGCGCCTGCCGCGCCGTCCGCCCCTGCCCCGCAGGCACCTGAGGCGGCACCGAGGGCTCCGGAGCCTGCCCCGAGGGCACCTGAACCGGTACCGGCACCTGCGCCTCGCCCTGCTGAACCTGCACCTGCCGCACCCGCGGCGAAACCTGCTCCGGCTCTTGTTCCCGTTCCGGCTCCGGCTCCTGCTGTAAAGGCTCCTGCTCCGGCTCCGGCTGTAAAGGCTCCCGCTCCCGCTCCCGCTCCTGTTCCCGCGCCGGCAGCGCCGGCCGCCGTGCCGGCTCCTCTTGCTGTGCCGCAGGCTGCCACCTGGGTCTGCCCCGCGGCTAAGAAAAACACGGCAGCCATCGTCGACTCGCTGCTCAACGCCCTCTCCGCCTCCTGGAGCAAGAGCAAAATCATCCACTCCGGCAGCGGCGCCCCCACTACCTTCAGCATCAGGGTGGACCGCTACTTCGAGTACAAGGGCGCACGCTACGTCATCAGCCTCGGTGAAAGCGACCCCTACAACTACACCCTGATCAGGCTGCTTGAGGCGGCAGGGTACCGCGTACTCATGCTGAGCGGGGGCGAGGACTTCAAGACCACCTCTGAGAAGCTATTCAAGCTCGTGGGCATCGAACCGGCGTTCGGAAACTATCCACTGTCAGGGGGGAATCAGGCGGCGGGTTACCTGCTCCAGCAGGAAGACGCAGGGGGGAGACGGGTGTTGCTTACGGAAGGCGCGCCGCCCCCGGGGCACAAGTGGGTGCTGCCCCTGGGATGCGGCCCGAAATAG